From one Lolium rigidum isolate FL_2022 chromosome 4, APGP_CSIRO_Lrig_0.1, whole genome shotgun sequence genomic stretch:
- the LOC124648802 gene encoding uncharacterized protein LOC124648802 has translation MTVPQEKAVSFGDVQTTGALIYETIMAMGCGKVFYIDGWDGFGASAVLRYMASVLPARRIHPELSFDRTIFIDCSKWKNRRAVQRAVARELKLDRSVMAILDHNDEWDDFYGVDESSRGEIDSVARVINQTLSATKFMMFFLNGSYNEIDVGTIGIPLTRFGESMVIWTFDRSCLAMHHHNHRKITAKLRYTHVFMHSMRKISDLESSDFRELLHQQAAAIVARGLGMQDIDPTIVAECCLYGLFLQYVMGLAIAH, from the exons ATGACTGTTCCTCAGGAAAAG GCTGTTTCGTTCGGCGATGTTCAAACTACAGGAGCCCTGATTTATGAAACAATTATGGCAATGGGTTGCGGCAAGGTATTCTATATTGATGGTTGGGATGGATTTGGGGCCTCTGCTGTTCTTAGATACATGGCATCAGTGCTTCCAGCCAGGAGAATCCATCCAGAACTAAGCTTTGACAGGACAATTTTCATAGATTGCTCAAAGTGGAAAAATAGAAGAGCAGTGCAGAGGGCAGTTGCAAGAGAACTGAAACTTGACCGCTCTGTAATGGCTATTCTAGATCACAACGATGAATGGGATGATTTTTATGGAGTTGATGAAAGCTCAAGGGGTGAGATTGACAGTGTTGCACGAGTTATTAATCAAACCCTGAGTGCAACCAAATTTATGATGTTTTTTCTCAATGGAAGTTACAACGAGATTGATGTAGGTACGATTGGCATTCCTCTTACAAGATTTGGCGAAAGCATGGTGATATGGACCTTCGACAGAAGTTGCCTGGCCATGCATCATCACAATCATCGTAAGATAACCGCCAAGCTAAGATATACTCACGTTTTCATGCATTCCATGAGAAAAATAAGTGATTTAGAAAGTTCAGATTTCCGTGAACTACTGCATCAACAAGCTGCTGCCATAGTTGCTCGTGGTCTAGGTATGCAAGACATCGACCCAACAATAGTCGCAGAATGTTGCCTCTACGGGTTATTTCTGC agtacgtcatgggcctagcTATAGCCCATTAA